A section of the Primulina eburnea isolate SZY01 chromosome 1, ASM2296580v1, whole genome shotgun sequence genome encodes:
- the LOC140841434 gene encoding histone-lysine N-methyltransferase ATXR7 isoform X1 has product MVSSVVFLPNSSVRESYFNEYGSSSFTHGTRVELSTSDDGIKSVDDGSYRNPSSFNVSSSGRDCDNQVGASTSYGFNGSVTGSDIKDSLSGNVCGTSNHDIGNSADATPLHVTGWMYLNQNGQFCGPYIQQQLYDGLHTGFLPEELPVYPILNGNVNNPVPLKYFKQFPDHVATGFVYLNLAAAQVKESTNDDHGNNDQISIPENTETTADLQLSRDESCWILEDAEGRKHGPHSLNELHSWCHYGYIDNSVLIYHVDNRYRPLPLESLLNTWRMAGLGAVSSCDANVQVSGTVSSLISRISEEVCSQLYFGIMKTARKVVLDEIVGCIISESLATQKIQKDLKAEPVIQSARSLRSDDRLFEKRHKSNDFAIGDEEGLSSTIIESYGETVRSPRFKCIGGLENFWAASMTLSRTLHDTCMEDMWNAIFCDPVAEYSSAWRKMKLCSFPKQGIPHENSGSFENIPAVHLINKQDSSSCDADCPPGFEPVRMRMHAQVQMHSVSLSSHKKENSSKEILLSSGTSFDDMKLILEYVMNDLHSSAKLSLSHYFGGVIDEEVKKVVDSPQKSHIQEVLVTPDSAVVPDPSSGFDSSKAQLCQDAFHRHKVTMANFSKSPFHKLPVHLDDRNNVEVDGLRPGLYEESMEYRSLSHFSREAFQKLPVHVNNACNIEVDGLRPLQFEEITDLSTLSQICQEPSFEKYEQTWKNALQVVLMMSRKQIHQSVMRRVKQLYVDDTIEKQIMTWFSSRRHESSYPKRTVELYNEDIHAVDKCLGSSLLLGSYTYSRKRKMGQQRSISYFDSLLLGDDYHKQIGKRSKRVQTLKDLSVSTKVQKRISSFNKKGKPCDQASLQRESSSSQRMFSRISGEVDHINLGEDSTFSSQNTSVLTNKKYNAEWSTCARSRESCCLEFQSNGDATTVPKSSKVTKLKKKKLIDEAPDSRSGKVQKLEIGDAKREVCKHLDTRKIDISTSGVEKSSPQSDGCARSSVDGWEWRKWALSISPSERARLRGSHIHSHYINSDCSGSHLASVKGLSARTNRAKLRNLLAAAEGADLLKMTQLKGRIKRLRFQRSKIHDWGLVALESIEAEDFVIEYVGELIRSRISDIRECQYEKMGIGSSYLFRLDDGCVVDATKRGGIARFINHSCEPNCYTKVISVEGQKKIFIYAKRHIAAGEELTYNYKFPLEENKIPCNCGSKRCRGSLN; this is encoded by the exons ATGGTGTCATCAGTTGTTTTCCTTCCCAATAGTAGCGTGAGGGAAAGCTATTTCAATGAGTATGGATCTTCTTCGTTTACTCATGGGACAAGGGTTGAGCTATCAACCTCGGATGATGGCATAAAAAGCGTGGATGATGGTTCCTACCGTAATCCCTCTTCATTTAATGTTTCTTCGTCTGGACGTGACTGTGATAATCAAGTTGGAGCTTCCACGAGCTACGGGTTTAATGGGAGTGTAACAGGGAGTGACATCAAGGACTCACTATCTGGCAATGTATGTGGGACCTCAAATCATGACATTGGGAATTCTGCGGATGCGACACCTCTGCATGTGACTGGATGGATGTATCTTAATCAAAATGGTCAGTTCTGTGGCCCTTACATTCAGCAGCAGCTCTATGATGGGTTACATACTGGTTTCTTACCGGAAGAACTACCTGTTTATCCCATACTAAACGGAAATGTTAACAATCCTGTGCCTCTCAAGTACTTCAAGCAATTTCCTGACCATGTTGCCACCGGCtttgtttacttaaatttagctGCTGCTCAGGTGAAAGAGTCCACAAATGATGACCATGGCAACAACGATCAAATTTCTATACCTGAGAACACTGAAACCACTGCAGATCTACAACTG TCAAGAGATGAATCTTGTTGGATTCTCGAAGACGCAGAGGGGAGAAAGCACGGGCCACACTCTCTCAATGAACTCCATTCCTGGTGTCATTATGGATATATTGACAATTCTGTATTG ATATATCATGTTGATAACAGGTATAGACCTTTGCCATTGGAATCGCTGTTGAATACCTGGAGAATGGCTGGACTTGGAGCTGTCTCTTCTTGTGATGCCAATGTTCAAGTGTCTGGAACAGTATCGAGCTTGATATCTAGGATTTCTGAAGAAGTTTGTTCCCAGCTCTACTTTGGAATCATGAAAACTGCACGCAAAGTAGTACTTGacgagattgttgggtgcataATTTCTGAGTCTCTTGCCACCCAGAAAATTCAGAAGGATCTTAAGGCTGAACCAGTCATTCAATCAGCCAGATCCTTACGCTCAGATGACAGACTG TTCGAAAAGCGTCACAAAAGTAATGACTTTGCTATTGGGGATGAGGAAGGATTAAGCAGCACCATCATTGAAAGTTATGGTGAAACAGTGAGATCTcctagatttaaatgcattggAGGCCTTGAGAACTTTTGGGCAGCGTCTATGACACTTTCTAGGACTCTACATGATACTTGTATGGAAGACATGTGGAATGCCATATTCTGTGATCCTGTTGCCGAGTATTCATCTGCATGGAGAAAGATGAAACTTTGTTCCTTTCCTAAACAAGGCATCCCACATGAGAACTCTGGGAGTTTCGAAAATATACCTGCTGTACAT CTAATAAACAAACAAGATTCATCTAGCTGCGATGCAGATTGTCCCCCAGGTTTTGAACCAGTGAGAATGAGAATGCATGCACAAGTACAGATGCATTCTGTTTCTTTGTCTTCTCACAAGAAAGAAAACTCttctaaagaaattcttttAAGCTCTGGGACATCTTTTGATGACATGAAGTTGATTCTGGAATATGTAATGAATGATCTACATTCATCTGCAAAATTGTCTTTATCTCATTACTTTGGAGGAGTAATTGACGAGGAAGTGAAGAAAGTGGTTGATTCTCCACAAAAGAGTCACATCCAAGAGGTATTG GTCACTCCAGACTCTGCTGTTGTACCTGACCCATCTAGTGGATTTGATTCTTCCAAAGCACAGTTGTGTCAGGATGCTTTTCACCGTCACAAAGTCACCATGGCTAATTTTTCAAAAAGTCCATTTCATAAATTACCAGTGCATTTAGATGACAGAAATAACGTTGAAGTTGATGGACTGCGGCCAGGTTTATATGAGGAGAGTATGGAATATCGTTCTTTATCACACTTCTCCCGGGAGGCATTTCAGAAGTTGCCTGTGCATGTAAATAATGCTTGTAATATTGAAGTTGATGGACTACGGCCACTTCAATTTGAAGAAATCACAGATCTTTCGACTTTGTCTCAAATATGTCAAGAGCCATCATTTGAAAAATATGAGCAGACCTGGAAAAATGCTCTCCAGGTGGTGTTGATGATGAGCCGAAAGCAAATACATCAAAGTGTCATGAGAAGGGTGAAACAATTATATGTTGACGACACCATTGAGAAACAAATAATGACGTGGTTCTCTTCAAGGAGACACGAATCAAGCTATCCTAAG AGGACAGTAGAATTGTATAATGAAGACATTCATGCCGTGGATAAGTGTTTGGGGTCATCTTTATTACTTGGAAGTTATACATATTCTCGTAAGAGAAAAATGGGTCAGCAAAGATCAATTTCCTATTTTGACTCTCTATTATTGGGAGACGATTATCATAAACAAATAGGCAAGAGGTCAAAGAGAGTTCAGACTCTCAAAGATTTATCAGTGAGCACAAAAGTTCAGAAAAGGATttcaagttttaataaaaaGGGCAAGCCATGTGATCAAGCTAGTTTACAAAGAGAAAGCTCATCTTCTCAACGTATGTTTAGTCGAATATCAGGGGAAGTTGATCATATTAACCTAG GAGAAGATTCAACTTTTAGCTCACAGAATACCTCTGTGCTTACCAACAAGAAATACAATGCTGAGTGGAGTACCTGTGCCAGGAGCCGGGAATCCTGCTGTTTGGAATTTCAATCTAATGGTGATGCCACAACAGTGCCAAAAT CAAGCAAGGTCACAAAGcttaaaaagaagaaattgattgATGAAGCACCAGATTCTCGATCAGGAAAAGTTCAGAAACTAGAAATTGGAGATGCTAAGCGAGAAGTATGCAAACATTTGGACACACGAAAGATCGATATCAGTACATCTGGGGTAGAAAAATCTTCTCCTCAGTCTGATGGTTGTGCTCGGTCATCAGTTGATGGCTGGGAATGGCGTAAATGGGCATTGAGTATTAGTCCCTCTGAAAGAGCTCGTCTCAGGGGTAGTCATATCCATTCCCATTATATTAATTCTGATTGCAGTGGATCTCATTTAGCTAGTGTTAAAGGACTTTCAGCGAGAACAAACCGGGCCAAGCTGCGTAACCTTCTTGCTGCTGCGGAAGGTGCTGATCTGTTGAAAATGACGCAGTTGAAG ggAAGGATTAAGCGCTTGCGTTTCCAAAGAAGCAAGATACATGACTGGGGTCTTGTTGCATTGGAGTCAATCGAAGCAGAGGACTTTGTTATAGAATATGTTGGAGAACTCATTCGGTCTCGT ATATCTGATATACGGGAATGCCAGTACGAGAAGATGGGAATCGGAAGCAGCTATCTTTTCAGATTAGATGATGGTTGCGTG GTTGATGCTACAAAGCGTGGAGGGATAGCTAGATTTATAAATCATTCTTGTGAG CCTAATTGCTACACAAAGGTCATAAGTGTAGAGGGTCAGAAAAAGATATTCATATATGCAAAGAGGCATATTGCGGCAGGTGAAGAACTCACTTACAATTACAAGTTTCCACTTGAGGAGAACAAAATTCCTTGCAACTGCGGTTCTAAGAG GTGCCGTGGGTCATTGAACTGA
- the LOC140841434 gene encoding histone-lysine N-methyltransferase ATXR7 isoform X2, whose product MVSSVVFLPNSSVRESYFNEYGSSSFTHGTRVELSTSDDGIKSVDDGSYRNPSSFNVSSSGRDCDNQVGASTSYGFNGSVTGSDIKDSLSGNVCGTSNHDIGNSADATPLHVTGWMYLNQNGQFCGPYIQQQLYDGLHTGFLPEELPVYPILNGNVNNPVPLKYFKQFPDHVATGFVYLNLAAAQVKESTNDDHGNNDQISIPENTETTADLQLSRDESCWILEDAEGRKHGPHSLNELHSWCHYGYIDNSVLIYHVDNRYRPLPLESLLNTWRMAGLGAVSSCDANVQVSGTVSSLISRISEEVCSQLYFGIMKTARKVVLDEIVGCIISESLATQKIQKDLKAEPVIQSARSLRSDDRLFEKRHKSNDFAIGDEEGLSSTIIESYGETVRSPRFKCIGGLENFWAASMTLSRTLHDTCMEDMWNAIFCDPVAEYSSAWRKMKLCSFPKQGIPHENSGSFENIPAVHLINKQDSSSCDADCPPGFEPVRMRMHAQVQMHSVSLSSHKKENSSKEILLSSGTSFDDMKLILEYVMNDLHSSAKLSLSHYFGGVIDEEVKKVVDSPQKSHIQEVTPDSAVVPDPSSGFDSSKAQLCQDAFHRHKVTMANFSKSPFHKLPVHLDDRNNVEVDGLRPGLYEESMEYRSLSHFSREAFQKLPVHVNNACNIEVDGLRPLQFEEITDLSTLSQICQEPSFEKYEQTWKNALQVVLMMSRKQIHQSVMRRVKQLYVDDTIEKQIMTWFSSRRHESSYPKRTVELYNEDIHAVDKCLGSSLLLGSYTYSRKRKMGQQRSISYFDSLLLGDDYHKQIGKRSKRVQTLKDLSVSTKVQKRISSFNKKGKPCDQASLQRESSSSQRMFSRISGEVDHINLGEDSTFSSQNTSVLTNKKYNAEWSTCARSRESCCLEFQSNGDATTVPKSSKVTKLKKKKLIDEAPDSRSGKVQKLEIGDAKREVCKHLDTRKIDISTSGVEKSSPQSDGCARSSVDGWEWRKWALSISPSERARLRGSHIHSHYINSDCSGSHLASVKGLSARTNRAKLRNLLAAAEGADLLKMTQLKGRIKRLRFQRSKIHDWGLVALESIEAEDFVIEYVGELIRSRISDIRECQYEKMGIGSSYLFRLDDGCVVDATKRGGIARFINHSCEPNCYTKVISVEGQKKIFIYAKRHIAAGEELTYNYKFPLEENKIPCNCGSKRCRGSLN is encoded by the exons ATGGTGTCATCAGTTGTTTTCCTTCCCAATAGTAGCGTGAGGGAAAGCTATTTCAATGAGTATGGATCTTCTTCGTTTACTCATGGGACAAGGGTTGAGCTATCAACCTCGGATGATGGCATAAAAAGCGTGGATGATGGTTCCTACCGTAATCCCTCTTCATTTAATGTTTCTTCGTCTGGACGTGACTGTGATAATCAAGTTGGAGCTTCCACGAGCTACGGGTTTAATGGGAGTGTAACAGGGAGTGACATCAAGGACTCACTATCTGGCAATGTATGTGGGACCTCAAATCATGACATTGGGAATTCTGCGGATGCGACACCTCTGCATGTGACTGGATGGATGTATCTTAATCAAAATGGTCAGTTCTGTGGCCCTTACATTCAGCAGCAGCTCTATGATGGGTTACATACTGGTTTCTTACCGGAAGAACTACCTGTTTATCCCATACTAAACGGAAATGTTAACAATCCTGTGCCTCTCAAGTACTTCAAGCAATTTCCTGACCATGTTGCCACCGGCtttgtttacttaaatttagctGCTGCTCAGGTGAAAGAGTCCACAAATGATGACCATGGCAACAACGATCAAATTTCTATACCTGAGAACACTGAAACCACTGCAGATCTACAACTG TCAAGAGATGAATCTTGTTGGATTCTCGAAGACGCAGAGGGGAGAAAGCACGGGCCACACTCTCTCAATGAACTCCATTCCTGGTGTCATTATGGATATATTGACAATTCTGTATTG ATATATCATGTTGATAACAGGTATAGACCTTTGCCATTGGAATCGCTGTTGAATACCTGGAGAATGGCTGGACTTGGAGCTGTCTCTTCTTGTGATGCCAATGTTCAAGTGTCTGGAACAGTATCGAGCTTGATATCTAGGATTTCTGAAGAAGTTTGTTCCCAGCTCTACTTTGGAATCATGAAAACTGCACGCAAAGTAGTACTTGacgagattgttgggtgcataATTTCTGAGTCTCTTGCCACCCAGAAAATTCAGAAGGATCTTAAGGCTGAACCAGTCATTCAATCAGCCAGATCCTTACGCTCAGATGACAGACTG TTCGAAAAGCGTCACAAAAGTAATGACTTTGCTATTGGGGATGAGGAAGGATTAAGCAGCACCATCATTGAAAGTTATGGTGAAACAGTGAGATCTcctagatttaaatgcattggAGGCCTTGAGAACTTTTGGGCAGCGTCTATGACACTTTCTAGGACTCTACATGATACTTGTATGGAAGACATGTGGAATGCCATATTCTGTGATCCTGTTGCCGAGTATTCATCTGCATGGAGAAAGATGAAACTTTGTTCCTTTCCTAAACAAGGCATCCCACATGAGAACTCTGGGAGTTTCGAAAATATACCTGCTGTACAT CTAATAAACAAACAAGATTCATCTAGCTGCGATGCAGATTGTCCCCCAGGTTTTGAACCAGTGAGAATGAGAATGCATGCACAAGTACAGATGCATTCTGTTTCTTTGTCTTCTCACAAGAAAGAAAACTCttctaaagaaattcttttAAGCTCTGGGACATCTTTTGATGACATGAAGTTGATTCTGGAATATGTAATGAATGATCTACATTCATCTGCAAAATTGTCTTTATCTCATTACTTTGGAGGAGTAATTGACGAGGAAGTGAAGAAAGTGGTTGATTCTCCACAAAAGAGTCACATCCAAGAG GTCACTCCAGACTCTGCTGTTGTACCTGACCCATCTAGTGGATTTGATTCTTCCAAAGCACAGTTGTGTCAGGATGCTTTTCACCGTCACAAAGTCACCATGGCTAATTTTTCAAAAAGTCCATTTCATAAATTACCAGTGCATTTAGATGACAGAAATAACGTTGAAGTTGATGGACTGCGGCCAGGTTTATATGAGGAGAGTATGGAATATCGTTCTTTATCACACTTCTCCCGGGAGGCATTTCAGAAGTTGCCTGTGCATGTAAATAATGCTTGTAATATTGAAGTTGATGGACTACGGCCACTTCAATTTGAAGAAATCACAGATCTTTCGACTTTGTCTCAAATATGTCAAGAGCCATCATTTGAAAAATATGAGCAGACCTGGAAAAATGCTCTCCAGGTGGTGTTGATGATGAGCCGAAAGCAAATACATCAAAGTGTCATGAGAAGGGTGAAACAATTATATGTTGACGACACCATTGAGAAACAAATAATGACGTGGTTCTCTTCAAGGAGACACGAATCAAGCTATCCTAAG AGGACAGTAGAATTGTATAATGAAGACATTCATGCCGTGGATAAGTGTTTGGGGTCATCTTTATTACTTGGAAGTTATACATATTCTCGTAAGAGAAAAATGGGTCAGCAAAGATCAATTTCCTATTTTGACTCTCTATTATTGGGAGACGATTATCATAAACAAATAGGCAAGAGGTCAAAGAGAGTTCAGACTCTCAAAGATTTATCAGTGAGCACAAAAGTTCAGAAAAGGATttcaagttttaataaaaaGGGCAAGCCATGTGATCAAGCTAGTTTACAAAGAGAAAGCTCATCTTCTCAACGTATGTTTAGTCGAATATCAGGGGAAGTTGATCATATTAACCTAG GAGAAGATTCAACTTTTAGCTCACAGAATACCTCTGTGCTTACCAACAAGAAATACAATGCTGAGTGGAGTACCTGTGCCAGGAGCCGGGAATCCTGCTGTTTGGAATTTCAATCTAATGGTGATGCCACAACAGTGCCAAAAT CAAGCAAGGTCACAAAGcttaaaaagaagaaattgattgATGAAGCACCAGATTCTCGATCAGGAAAAGTTCAGAAACTAGAAATTGGAGATGCTAAGCGAGAAGTATGCAAACATTTGGACACACGAAAGATCGATATCAGTACATCTGGGGTAGAAAAATCTTCTCCTCAGTCTGATGGTTGTGCTCGGTCATCAGTTGATGGCTGGGAATGGCGTAAATGGGCATTGAGTATTAGTCCCTCTGAAAGAGCTCGTCTCAGGGGTAGTCATATCCATTCCCATTATATTAATTCTGATTGCAGTGGATCTCATTTAGCTAGTGTTAAAGGACTTTCAGCGAGAACAAACCGGGCCAAGCTGCGTAACCTTCTTGCTGCTGCGGAAGGTGCTGATCTGTTGAAAATGACGCAGTTGAAG ggAAGGATTAAGCGCTTGCGTTTCCAAAGAAGCAAGATACATGACTGGGGTCTTGTTGCATTGGAGTCAATCGAAGCAGAGGACTTTGTTATAGAATATGTTGGAGAACTCATTCGGTCTCGT ATATCTGATATACGGGAATGCCAGTACGAGAAGATGGGAATCGGAAGCAGCTATCTTTTCAGATTAGATGATGGTTGCGTG GTTGATGCTACAAAGCGTGGAGGGATAGCTAGATTTATAAATCATTCTTGTGAG CCTAATTGCTACACAAAGGTCATAAGTGTAGAGGGTCAGAAAAAGATATTCATATATGCAAAGAGGCATATTGCGGCAGGTGAAGAACTCACTTACAATTACAAGTTTCCACTTGAGGAGAACAAAATTCCTTGCAACTGCGGTTCTAAGAG GTGCCGTGGGTCATTGAACTGA